The Linepithema humile isolate Giens D197 chromosome 2, Lhum_UNIL_v1.0, whole genome shotgun sequence genome has a segment encoding these proteins:
- the Vmat gene encoding synaptic vesicular amine transporter isoform X1, translating into MGGGEWSSWLQRCRQSRRLVLVIVAIALLLDNMLLTTVVPIIPEFLYDIKHPNATLSEHLEGSASHQTTAATTVLPTTTTTPKCPCAPNTSTVSQLEFLHSFTTSSTELAAEVTVGNRTSPEAMEKEQRHRELLEETVAVGMMFASKAFVQLLANPIVGPLTHKIGYSIPMFTGFIIMFLSTLIFAFGRSYSILFLARALQGIGSSCSSVSGMGMLAERYQDDKERGNAMGIALGGLALGVLIGPPFGGVMYEFVGKSAPFLVLSALALGDGLLQLLMLQPSVVYTEAEPPSLKSLITDPYIILAAGAITFANMGIAMLEPSLPIWMMDTMGASRWKQGATFLPASISYLIGTNLFGPLGHKMGRWLASLIGLVVIGICLMCIPLAKSIDHLIVPNAGLGFAIGMVDSSMMPELGYLVDIRHSAVYGSVYAIGDVAFCLGFAIGPALSGTLVNSIGFEWMLFGIALLNFIYAPLMYFLRAPPTKEEQKSLIIGEKSSVRYVTYQNEEEDQ; encoded by the exons ATGGGAGGTGGGGAATGGAGCAGTTGGTTGCAACGATGCCGGCAATCTCGGAGGCTCGTTCTCGTCATCGTTGCCATCGCACTGCTGTTGGATAATATGTTGCTAACAACTGTAG ttccAATAATACCGGAATTTCTTTACGACATCAAACATCCTAATGCAACATTAAGTGAACATTTGGAAGGAAGTGCATCTCATCAAACCACCGCCGCCACTACCGTATTGCCAACAACAACGACAACGCCAAAATGTCCTTGTGCTCCGAACACATCGACTGTTTCACAATTGGAATTTCTACATTCTTTTACAACCTCTTCCACGGAGCTGGCAGCAG aagttACTGTAGGCAATCGCACGTCACCGGAAGCAATGGAAAAGGAACAGAGACATCGGGAATTATTAGAAGAGACCGTGGCAGTAGGAATGATGTTTGCTTCTAAGGCTTTTGTCCAATTGTTGGCTAATCCTATAGTTGGACCTTTAACTCACAA gaTCGGATACAGTATACCTATGTTTACtggatttattataatgtttctaTCTACGCTAATTTTTGCTTTTGGACGAAGTTACAGCATACTTTTTCTAGCGCGAGCTCTTCAGGGTATCGGTTCATCGTGTTCTAGCGTTTCTG GTATGGGTATGTTGGCCGAAAGATATCAAGATGATAAAGAGCGTGGTAATGCGATGGGTATTGCATTAGGCGGACTAGCTCTTGGTGTCCTTATCGGTCCCCCATTCGGCGGAGTAATGTACGAATTTGTAGGGAAATCTGCCCCATTTTTAGTACTTTCTGCATTAGCCCTTGGTGATGGAT tATTGCAGCTTCTAATGCTTCAACCATCGGTCGTATATACGGAAGCGGAACCACCGTCATTAAAGTCTCTCATCACCGATCCTTATATCATTTTAGCGGCTg GTGCAATAACATTCGCGAATATGGGTATTGCTATGTTAGAGCCGAGTTTACCGATTTGGATGATGGATACGATGGGCGCGAGTCGCTGGAAACAAGGCGCTACATTTTTACCAGCAAGCATTAGTTACTTGATTGGAACAAATCTTTTCGGACCACTCGGACATAAAATGGGCAG GTGGTTAGCTTCCTTGATTGGACTTGTAGTTATTGGTATCTGCTTGATGTGT ATTCCGCTAGCGAAGAGTATCGACCACTTGATTGTACCGAATGCAGGTTTAGGATTTGCCATTGGCATGGTGGATAGCTCAATGATGCCCGAGTTAGGATATCTGGTCGATATAAGGCATAGCGCTGTTTATGGAAGCGTTTATGCCATCGGCGACGTAGCGTTTTGTTTAGGCTTTGCTATAG GTCCTGCATTGAGTGGAACTTTGGTCAACAGCATTGGTTTCGAATGGATGCTTTTTGGTATTGctctgttaaattttatttacgcaCCTCTTATGTATTTCTTAAGAGCACCACCGACGAAAGAGGAGCAAAag TCGCTAATAATTGGTGAAAAATCATCTGTGCGTTATGTCACCTACCAGAATGAAGAAGAGGACCAATAA
- the Vmat gene encoding synaptic vesicular amine transporter isoform X2 has translation MGGGEWSSWLQRCRQSRRLVLVIVAIALLLDNMLLTTVVPIIPEFLYDIKHPNATLSEHLEGSASHQTTAATTVLPTTTTTPKCPCAPNTSTVSQLEFLHSFTTSSTELAAVTVGNRTSPEAMEKEQRHRELLEETVAVGMMFASKAFVQLLANPIVGPLTHKIGYSIPMFTGFIIMFLSTLIFAFGRSYSILFLARALQGIGSSCSSVSGMGMLAERYQDDKERGNAMGIALGGLALGVLIGPPFGGVMYEFVGKSAPFLVLSALALGDGLLQLLMLQPSVVYTEAEPPSLKSLITDPYIILAAGAITFANMGIAMLEPSLPIWMMDTMGASRWKQGATFLPASISYLIGTNLFGPLGHKMGRWLASLIGLVVIGICLMCIPLAKSIDHLIVPNAGLGFAIGMVDSSMMPELGYLVDIRHSAVYGSVYAIGDVAFCLGFAIGPALSGTLVNSIGFEWMLFGIALLNFIYAPLMYFLRAPPTKEEQKSLIIGEKSSVRYVTYQNEEEDQ, from the exons ATGGGAGGTGGGGAATGGAGCAGTTGGTTGCAACGATGCCGGCAATCTCGGAGGCTCGTTCTCGTCATCGTTGCCATCGCACTGCTGTTGGATAATATGTTGCTAACAACTGTAG ttccAATAATACCGGAATTTCTTTACGACATCAAACATCCTAATGCAACATTAAGTGAACATTTGGAAGGAAGTGCATCTCATCAAACCACCGCCGCCACTACCGTATTGCCAACAACAACGACAACGCCAAAATGTCCTTGTGCTCCGAACACATCGACTGTTTCACAATTGGAATTTCTACATTCTTTTACAACCTCTTCCACGGAGCTGGCAGCAG ttACTGTAGGCAATCGCACGTCACCGGAAGCAATGGAAAAGGAACAGAGACATCGGGAATTATTAGAAGAGACCGTGGCAGTAGGAATGATGTTTGCTTCTAAGGCTTTTGTCCAATTGTTGGCTAATCCTATAGTTGGACCTTTAACTCACAA gaTCGGATACAGTATACCTATGTTTACtggatttattataatgtttctaTCTACGCTAATTTTTGCTTTTGGACGAAGTTACAGCATACTTTTTCTAGCGCGAGCTCTTCAGGGTATCGGTTCATCGTGTTCTAGCGTTTCTG GTATGGGTATGTTGGCCGAAAGATATCAAGATGATAAAGAGCGTGGTAATGCGATGGGTATTGCATTAGGCGGACTAGCTCTTGGTGTCCTTATCGGTCCCCCATTCGGCGGAGTAATGTACGAATTTGTAGGGAAATCTGCCCCATTTTTAGTACTTTCTGCATTAGCCCTTGGTGATGGAT tATTGCAGCTTCTAATGCTTCAACCATCGGTCGTATATACGGAAGCGGAACCACCGTCATTAAAGTCTCTCATCACCGATCCTTATATCATTTTAGCGGCTg GTGCAATAACATTCGCGAATATGGGTATTGCTATGTTAGAGCCGAGTTTACCGATTTGGATGATGGATACGATGGGCGCGAGTCGCTGGAAACAAGGCGCTACATTTTTACCAGCAAGCATTAGTTACTTGATTGGAACAAATCTTTTCGGACCACTCGGACATAAAATGGGCAG GTGGTTAGCTTCCTTGATTGGACTTGTAGTTATTGGTATCTGCTTGATGTGT ATTCCGCTAGCGAAGAGTATCGACCACTTGATTGTACCGAATGCAGGTTTAGGATTTGCCATTGGCATGGTGGATAGCTCAATGATGCCCGAGTTAGGATATCTGGTCGATATAAGGCATAGCGCTGTTTATGGAAGCGTTTATGCCATCGGCGACGTAGCGTTTTGTTTAGGCTTTGCTATAG GTCCTGCATTGAGTGGAACTTTGGTCAACAGCATTGGTTTCGAATGGATGCTTTTTGGTATTGctctgttaaattttatttacgcaCCTCTTATGTATTTCTTAAGAGCACCACCGACGAAAGAGGAGCAAAag TCGCTAATAATTGGTGAAAAATCATCTGTGCGTTATGTCACCTACCAGAATGAAGAAGAGGACCAATAA